In a genomic window of Rhopalosiphum maidis isolate BTI-1 chromosome 4, ASM367621v3, whole genome shotgun sequence:
- the LOC113556624 gene encoding N6-adenosine-methyltransferase catalytic subunit-like, whose translation MSDAWQEIQAVKSKRNSLREKLQKRKIERQVILNETPDKIVPRESLAPSTSNAENESDFDWSKVGGERVLLEILVDLSVNLPITSHQLVTDLLKKESTYISHSSVVNLLYKFAAQNLISLKNITIDGQQGLKILTAEHAKLLAMTNSLSSEIDSNLHLEKSRLLIEDKIKRLEYEEIDECLKNSKVPKLSIDYKKSDESDDDIMSLISMPSIREKEIKKVSEEIMELLTKQTVKEKSLCEKFRSKGGTHVMEFCPHGTRSDCMEGHVCKKLHFKKIIQMHTDETLGDCSFLNTCFHMDTCKYVHYAVDGVTSKVNLVNALNSFPSKKELINDKSELLPCQWIQCDLRYMDFTFLGKFAVIMADPPWDIHMELPYGTLSDDEMRRLGIPQLQDEGLIFLWVTGRAMELGRECLKLWGYERVDEIIWVKTNQLQRIIRTGRTGHWLNHGKEHCLVGKKGNPSSLNCGLDCDVIVAEVRDTSHKPDEIYGIIERLSPFTRKIELFGRSHNIQPNWITLGNQVEGIRLTDQDLITKFRKAYPSGNCLTTLKRNT comes from the exons ATGTCGGATGCCTGGCAAGAAATTCAAGCTGTGAAGAGCAAACGAAATTCGCTGCGAGAAAAACTTCAGAAGAGAAAAATCGAACGGCAGGTTATTCTAAATGAAACGCCTGACAAAATTGTTCCTA GGGAATCTTTAGCACCAAGCACGAGTAATGCAGAAAATGAATCAGATTTTGATTGGAGCAAAGTAGGCGGTGAACGTGTATTACTTGAAATACTTGTTGATCTATCAGTTAATCTTCCAATTACATCTCATCAATTAGTGACtgatcttttaaaaaaagagtcTACCTACATATCACATTCATCTGTTGTTAATTTGCTGTACAAATTTGCTGCACAAAATCTTATAAG tttaaaaaatattacaattgatGGCCAGCaaggtttgaaaatattaacagcCGAACATGCAAAATTACTTGCAATGACTAATAGTTTATCATCAGAGATTGATTCAAACTTACATCTTGAAAAATCTCGCTTGTTGATAGAAGATAAAATCAAACGGCTTGAAT aTGAAGAAATTGAtgagtgtttaaaaaattcaaaagtacCAAAGTTgtcaattgattataaaaagtcTGATGAGTCTGATGATGATATAATG TCTCTTATTTCAATGCCTTCGATTagagaaaaagaaataaaaaaagttagtgAAGAAATAATGGAACTGCTTACCAAACAAACAGTTAAAGAAAAATCTTTGTGTGAAAAGTTTCGGTCTAAAGGag gaaCGCATGTTATGGAATTTTGTCCACACGGTACTCGATCAGATTGCATGGAGGGGCATGTTTGTAAAAAGcttcatttcaaaaaaattatccaaatGCATACCGACGAAACTTTAGGTGATTGCTCTTTTCTAAACACTTGTTTTCACATGGATACTTGTAA ATATGTTCACTATGCAGTTGACGGTGTAACTAGTAAAGTGAATTTAGTAAACGCTCTTAATAGTTTTCCatcaaaaaaagaattaattaatgataagtCTGAATTGCTACCATGTCAGTGGATTCAGTGCGATTTGAGGTATATGGATTTCACTTTTTTAG GAAAATTTGCCGTTATTATGGCTGATCCACCATGGGATATTCATATGGAACTTCCTTATGGCACATTATCTGATGATGAAATGCGGCGATTGGGTATTCCACAGTTGCAGGATGAAGGACTCATATTTTTATGGGTCACTGGGCG AGCCATGGAGCTCGGTAGAGAATGTCTAAAATTATGGGGTTATGAACGAGTAGACGAAATAATTTGGGTAAAAACCAACCAATTACAAAGGATTATAAGGACCGGCCGAACAGGTCACTGGCTGAATCACGGCAAAGAACATTGTTTG gtgGGCAAGAAAGGCAACCCATCCAGTTTGAACTGTGGTTTGGATTGCGATGTGATAGTTGCCGAAGTCCGAGACACTAGTCACAAACCAGATGAAATATATGGTATTATAGAACGATTGTCACCCTTTACTAGGAAAATTGAGTTATTTGGACGATCTCATAATATTCAACCCAACTG GATAACACTTGGAAACCAGGTAGAAGGTATAAGGCTAACTGATCAAGATCTCATAACAAAATTTAGAAAAGCATACCCATCTGGAAATTGCTTGACGACATTAAAGAGGAATACATGa
- the LOC113558175 gene encoding LOW QUALITY PROTEIN: uncharacterized protein LOC113558175 (The sequence of the model RefSeq protein was modified relative to this genomic sequence to represent the inferred CDS: substituted 1 base at 1 genomic stop codon) translates to MNIQWHKEMDAQSLSCEHNEMLVTKSNGCDPTNYKNKSHLIKLFEVLQSLHKNGVLCEIKLQASDGKVVVGHKIILVSASPYFHSIFTSLDESSKCIVNVKELDFTVLQLLVDYIYTGEIKITEQNVQVLLPASNLLQLEFVKDASVKILQKQLNPMNCLGIRSLADLNNCVELLSSSIDYTKQHFLEVVKYDEFLSLSSEEVIKLISCHNLIIPFEEKVFECVINWVKHKLGCRYDSLPRLIEHVRLPLISLEYIKKKVVEEPLLKNSPECKDYVNEALNFHKLKTQQVITIPQTIRSTPRLFGHKVVLVLCFSSTMKKYCINWYDPVTKEWQVPLKINKRYSPCALALLKEQFLIVLGDECGSKSVEMLDLSSNLYCWVSMVDMLVSRESLGVGVIDNCLYAVGGSDELNILNSAEVFDVNIQEWQMISSMSTMRSDMGIEVLNNLLYAIGGYDGSSALKSVECYDPSIDTWTTIPEMSIRRFGPGVGVLNGKMYVVGGHNGQKYQKSIETYQPSTGVWSFIADMHSHRFNPGVFTLNGLLYVLGGSHEFAYLDSLEIYNPKINTWSIETLSKGVGEIIDGIVINRQPLFSTKCVSLXKMNAIQNSSCSTDQNQFMKPDINESKSYRNCSHTIKMFEVLQLLRKNEILCDIKLQTDDGTVLCAHKLVLVSVSPYFQAMFTCFNESNKDIVNIKYLDSTALQLLLDYIYTGEIMISKKNVQDLLPASNLLQLEFVRDVCVEFLIKQLNPSNCLSIRAFAELHDCMELLSSCEAYIKKQFLEVVKYDEFLSLSSEELIYLISSNDLNVAFEEKVFECVINWVKHELGCRYDSLPRLIEHVRLPLISLEYIKKEVVEEPLLKNSPECKDYVNEALNFHKLKTQEVIIIPHSIRSTPRLSGYKVILMLSLSQRTMKCNANWYDPTTNLWQTAVGVGECHRPTGLAIVTSQFVFSLGSFYMSDSRSVEVLDLFSYSPCWMPMADMLVCRYNLGVGVLNNCIYAVGGSNGIGSLNSAEVFDVSFKKWRMISNMSTKRSTFSVGVLDNLIYAVGGYSGSEILKSVECYDPNLDTWTSVAEMSVGRFGTSIGVLDGVMYVVGGNNGSGHLKSVEAYRPSTGVWSFIADMHLCRFNPGVFALNGLLYVIGGKRGSTYLHSVEIYNPNTNTWTIEALTKNFYQIIGGVEVDRLPQFRIH, encoded by the exons ATGAATATTCAGTGGCAtaaag aGATGGATGCACAGAGTTTATCGTGTGAACACAATGAAATGCTAGTTACAAAATCCAATGGATGTGATCcaacaaactataaaaataaatctcacttgattaaattatttgaagtcCTTCAATCTTTACACAA aaatggtgttttatgtgaaataaaattacaagcaAGTGATGGTAAAGTAGTAGTTgggcataaaattattttagtttctgCAAGTCCATATTTCCATTCAATTTTTACTAGCTTAGATGAAAGCAGTAAATGTATTGTCAATGTAAAAGAGTTAGATTTCACAGTTCTACAACTTTTggtagattatatttatactggaGAAATCAAAATCACTGAACAAAATGTAcag GTTTTGTTACCAGCTTCAAATCTCTTACAGTTAGAGTTTGTAAAAGATGCAAGTgtcaaaattttacaaaaacaactAAATCCTATGAATTGCCTTGGTATCAGATCACTTGCTGATTTAAACAACTGTGTGGAATTATTGTCAAGTTCTATAGATTATactaaacaacatttttt aGAAGTGGTTAAATATGATGAGTTTCTATCTTTATCATCTGAAGAAGTgattaagttaatttcttgtcataatcttattattccatttgaagaaaaa gtatttgaATGTGTTATTAATTGGGTAAAACACAAATTAGGTTGTAGGTATGATAGCTTACCTAGATTAATTGAACATGTGCGTTTGCCTCTAATATCCttagaatacataaaaaaaaaagttgttgaGGAACCTCTTCTTAAAAATAGCCctgaat gtaaagattatgtaaatgaagctttaaattttcataaacttAAGACACAACAGGTTATTACTATTCCACAAACAATTCGTAGTACACCTAGACTGTTTGGACATAAA GTTGTTTTAGTGTTATGTTTTTCATCAACGATGAAAAAGTATTGCATAAACTGGTATGACCCAGTAACCAAAGAATGGCAAGTtccacttaaaattaataaaaggtaTTCTCCGTGTGCTCTTGCCTTATTAAAAGAACAATTTTTGATTGTGTTGGGTGATGAATGTGGATCAAAATCTGTTGAAATGCTCGATTTATCTTCAAACTTATACTGTTGGGTATCAATGGTAGACATGTTAGTTAGTCGAGAATCTTTAGGTGTTGGCGTAATTGACAATTGTTTATATgct GTTGGTGGATCTGATgaactcaatattttaaatagtgcaGAAGTTTTTGATGTCAATATTCAAGAATGGCAAATGATATCTAGTATGTCTACTATGAGAAGTGACATGGGTATTGAAGTACTCAATAATCTTTTATATgcg aTAGGTGGTTATGATGGTTCATCGGCTTTGAAATCTGTTGAATGTTATGATCCCAGTATTGACACATGGACAACAATTCCTGAAATGTCTATACGTCGCTTTGGTCCTGGGGTAGGAGTCTTAAAtggtaaaatgtatgttgttgGTGGTCATAATGGACAAAAGTATCAAAAAAGTATTGAGACTTACCAACCAAGTACTGGTGTTTGGTCTTTTATTGCTGATATGCACTCGCATCGATTCAATCCTG gtgtatttacattaaatggtTTATTGTATGTTTTGGGTGGAAGTCACGAATTTGCTTATTTGGATTCTTTAGAAATATACAACCCAAAAATCAATACATGGTCCATTGAAACATTATCAAAAGGTGTTGGTGAAATTATTGACggaattgttattaatagacAACCACTTTTTAGTACTAA gtGTGTGTCCTTATAAAAGATGAATGCCATACAAAATTCATCATGTAGTACTgatcaaaatcaatttatgaaACCTGACATAAATGAATCAAAAAGTTATAGAAATTGCTCTCACACCATCAAAATGTTTGAAGTCCTACAATTATTACGCAA aaatgaaattttatgtgatataaaattacaaacagaCGATGGTACCGTATTATGTGCACATAAACTTGTTTTAGTATCTGTAAGTCCATATTTTCAGGCAATGTTTACATGTTTTAATGAAAGCAATAAAGATattgtcaatataaaatatctggaTTCCACTGCTTTACAACTGTTAttggattatatttatacgggTGAAATCAtgataagcaaaaaaaatgtccag GATTTGTTACCAGCTTCAAATCTCTTACAGTTAGAATTTGTAAGAGATGTATGTGTTGAATTCTTAATAAAACAACTGAATCCTTCAAATTGTCTCAGTATCAGAGCATTTGCTGAGTTACATGACTGTATGGAATTGTTGTCAAGTTGTGAagcatatataaaaaaacagttttt agaaGTGGTTAAATATGATGAGTTTTTATCTTTATCTTCTGAAGAactaatttatctaatttcGAGTAATGATCTTAATGTTGCATTTGAAGAAAAA GTATTTGAATGTGTTATTAATTGGGTAAAACACGAATTAGGTTGTAGGTATGATAGCTTACCTAGATTAATTGAACATGTGCGTTTGCCTCTAATATCCttagaatacataaaaaaagaagTTGTTGAAGAACCTCTTCTTAAAAATAGTCctgaat gtaaagattatgtaaatgaagctttaaattttcataaacttAAGACACaagaagttattattattccacaTTCAATTCGTAGTACACCTAGACTGTCTGGATATAAa GTTATTCTTATGTTAAGTTTATCTCAAAGAACAATGAAGTGTAATGCAAACTGGTATGACCCTACAACTAACTTATGGCAGACTGCGGTTGGAGTGGGTGAATGCCATAGGCCAACTGGTCTGGCAATAGTAACAAGTCAATTTGTGTTTTCTTTGGGTAGTTTTTATATGTCTGATTCTCGATCTGTTGAAGTGcttgatttattttcatattcacCCTGTTGGATGCCAATGGCTGACATGTTAGTTTGTCGATATAATTTAGGAGTtggtgttttaaataattgtatatatgct GTCGGTGGATCTAATGGTATTGGTAGTCTAAATAGTGCAGAGGTTTTTgatgttagttttaaaaaatggcgAATGATATCTAATATGTCTACCAAGAGAAGTACTTTTAGTGTTGGTGTActcgataatttaatatatgca GTAGGAGGTTATAGCGGatcagaaattttaaaatctgttgAATGTTATGATCCAAATCTTGATACTTGGACATCAGTTGCAGAAATGTCAGTAGGTCGCTTTGGTACTAGTATTGGAGTCTTAGATGGTGTTATGTATGTTGTTGGTGGTAATAATGGATCAGGGCATCTTAAAAGTGTTGAGGCTTATAGACCAAGTACTGGAGTTTGGTCATTTATTGCTGATATGCACTTGTGCCGATTCAATCCTg gaGTGTTTGCATTAAATGgtttattgtatgttattgGTGGAAAACGTGGATCTACTTATTTACATTCTGTAGAAATTTACAACCCTAACACCAATACCTGGACCATAGAAGCATtgacaaaaaatttttatcaaatcattGGTGGAGTAGAGGTAGATAGGCTACCTCAGTTTAGAATTCATTAG
- the LOC113555993 gene encoding inactive pancreatic lipase-related protein 1-like isoform X2: MAGYTIKSYQTLLYLFTFVAIGEIQCQGRDATVARLQTPLPRARAIPVAAANGGPTSNAISRPSKQQQQDAISKQTTPTPPVSVKELFNSSSCVEPPFTCPHPRIQFYLYTRLTQNNPDLLDVTDPESLYTSHFNPKHPVKIIIHGFQGGRNLSPSTDLRNAYFTRGNYNIIIVDYSSLAQIPCLNQVEWAPRFCGMCIAQLANYLADHPRGVPPDKLHMMGYSVGAHIAGLASNFINSGKIGRITGLDPTIIFYMSNNRSRDLDPTDAHFVDIIHTAAGILGQWGPSGHADFYVNGGTSQPGCASDSIIQPVVFITCTRTQKNLTPKASPKSDHRQTAARIAAPDNTQYSYKKKA; this comes from the exons ATGGCCGGCTATACAATCAAGAGTTACCAAACATTACTATACCTGTTCACGTTCGTTGCAATCG GCGAAATACAGTGTCAGGGTAGAGATGCCACTGTAGCGAGACTACAGACGCCACTGCCAAGAGCGCGCGCCATACCTGTAGCAGCTGCCAATGGAGGTCCTACGTCAAACGCTATTAGCCGACCTTCCAAACAGCAGCAGCAGGACGCCATCTCCAAACAAACCACGCCGACTCCACCGGTCTCTGTCAAAGAGCTCTTTAACTCTTCGTCGTGCGTTGAACCTCCGTTCACGTGCCCTCATCCGAGGATCCAGTTTTACTTGTACACCAG ACTCACGCAGAATAATCCCGACTTACTGGACGTGACCGACCCGGAATCGCTGTATACGTCACATTTCAACCCCAAACACCCTGTTAAGATTATCATACACGGTTTCCAAGGCGGGCGAAACTTGTCACCTAGTACAGATCTCCGAAACG CTTATTTCACTCGAGGAAACTACAATATAATCATAGTGGACTATTCAAGTTTGGCGCAAATACCTTGTCTGAACCAAGTAGAATGGGCACCAAGATTCTGTGGCATGTGCATCGCTCAACTGGCTAACTACTTAGCCGACCATCCTCGAGGAGTTCCACCTGACAAGCTACACATGATGGG GTACAGCGTAGGAGCTCATATCGCAGGCCTGGCGTCCAATTTTATCAATTCAGGAAAAATTGGCCGGATCACCGGCTTAGACCCGACGATCATATTCTACATGAGCAACAACCGGTCCAGGGACCTCGATCCCACAGACGCACATTTTGTCGATATCATACACACAGCGGCAGGCATCCTAGGCCAGTGGGGCCCCAGCGGACACGCCGATTTCTACGTAAACGGCGGTACTTCACAGCCCGGCTGCGCCAGCGATAGTATCATAC AGCCCGTGGTATTTATTACTTGCACACGAACGCAAAAAAACCTTACGCCAAAGGCTTCCCCAAAAAGTGATCATCGCCAAACTGCAGCACGGATCGCAGCACCCGACAATACACAATactcatacaaaaaaaaggcctag
- the LOC113555993 gene encoding inactive pancreatic lipase-related protein 1-like isoform X1, with product MAGYTIKSYQTLLYLFTFVAIGEIQCQGRDATVARLQTPLPRARAIPVAAANGGPTSNAISRPSKQQQQDAISKQTTPTPPVSVKELFNSSSCVEPPFTCPHPRIQFYLYTRLTQNNPDLLDVTDPESLYTSHFNPKHPVKIIIHGFQGGRNLSPSTDLRNAYFTRGNYNIIIVDYSSLAQIPCLNQVEWAPRFCGMCIAQLANYLADHPRGVPPDKLHMMGYSVGAHIAGLASNFINSGKIGRITGLDPTIIFYMSNNRSRDLDPTDAHFVDIIHTAAGILGQWGPSGHADFYVNGGTSQPGCASDSIIQTLSCDHTKVTPYFIESINSNIGFWSIPCANRFYFNLGLCNPPESEYVLMGEHVTHKARGIYYLHTNAKKPYAKGFPKK from the exons ATGGCCGGCTATACAATCAAGAGTTACCAAACATTACTATACCTGTTCACGTTCGTTGCAATCG GCGAAATACAGTGTCAGGGTAGAGATGCCACTGTAGCGAGACTACAGACGCCACTGCCAAGAGCGCGCGCCATACCTGTAGCAGCTGCCAATGGAGGTCCTACGTCAAACGCTATTAGCCGACCTTCCAAACAGCAGCAGCAGGACGCCATCTCCAAACAAACCACGCCGACTCCACCGGTCTCTGTCAAAGAGCTCTTTAACTCTTCGTCGTGCGTTGAACCTCCGTTCACGTGCCCTCATCCGAGGATCCAGTTTTACTTGTACACCAG ACTCACGCAGAATAATCCCGACTTACTGGACGTGACCGACCCGGAATCGCTGTATACGTCACATTTCAACCCCAAACACCCTGTTAAGATTATCATACACGGTTTCCAAGGCGGGCGAAACTTGTCACCTAGTACAGATCTCCGAAACG CTTATTTCACTCGAGGAAACTACAATATAATCATAGTGGACTATTCAAGTTTGGCGCAAATACCTTGTCTGAACCAAGTAGAATGGGCACCAAGATTCTGTGGCATGTGCATCGCTCAACTGGCTAACTACTTAGCCGACCATCCTCGAGGAGTTCCACCTGACAAGCTACACATGATGGG GTACAGCGTAGGAGCTCATATCGCAGGCCTGGCGTCCAATTTTATCAATTCAGGAAAAATTGGCCGGATCACCGGCTTAGACCCGACGATCATATTCTACATGAGCAACAACCGGTCCAGGGACCTCGATCCCACAGACGCACATTTTGTCGATATCATACACACAGCGGCAGGCATCCTAGGCCAGTGGGGCCCCAGCGGACACGCCGATTTCTACGTAAACGGCGGTACTTCACAGCCCGGCTGCGCCAGCGATAGTATCATAC AGACGCTATCGTGTGACCACACCAAAGTTACGCCGTACTTCATCGAATCGATCAATTCTAACATCGGATTCTGGTCAATACCGTGTGCCAAccggttttattttaatttaggccTTTGCAATCCGCCAGAGTCAGAGTACGTTTTGATGGGCGAACACGTGACACACAA AGCCCGTGGTATTTATTACTTGCACACGAACGCAAAAAAACCTTACGCCAAAGGCTTCCCCAAAAAGTGA